A region from the Desulfosoma sp. genome encodes:
- a CDS encoding O-antigen ligase family protein, giving the protein MVKRLGLVAEKLLHMAVLWLLMDFFLPLWAEMKGLPEPAGLEPEQVFVVLFSLGFVTAVVFTTPWKFLHTLWRSSLVWILLLWAAFSFFWSEAPDLTLRRTVGVAIVAVYAMALRVRFTDQEFLTLLGWTFFIALGISLMLVLGAPHWAVMEYPHEGAWNGAFLHKNVLGRISALGVLTFGFVRWTDQRPHLWNVALVLAVVSLWKSQSASSLVVVVVLSALGLGLRELPRRRLWKGPTIFVFALGFATAAFYAMLNFDLILQVLRRDVTLTGRTPLWAALIPLLRDRLWTGYGFRAFWLGWEGPSAEVYRVLTWLPEHAHNGFLDLWLELGLVGMMLGAGLLLSPLVFHWRTATQGRPLALFWVLLGLFILFYNLPESYFMRPNSILWLLAVAAATVPPDQEEERS; this is encoded by the coding sequence ATGGTTAAGCGTCTGGGTTTGGTCGCGGAAAAACTTCTGCACATGGCCGTTCTCTGGCTTCTCATGGACTTTTTTCTTCCCTTATGGGCGGAAATGAAGGGTCTTCCTGAACCCGCCGGCTTGGAACCTGAACAGGTGTTCGTGGTATTGTTTTCCTTGGGCTTTGTAACGGCCGTGGTCTTCACAACCCCGTGGAAATTCCTTCACACCTTGTGGCGTTCATCCCTGGTGTGGATCCTTCTTTTGTGGGCCGCCTTTTCCTTTTTCTGGTCCGAAGCACCGGATTTGACCTTACGTCGAACGGTAGGTGTTGCCATCGTTGCCGTTTATGCTATGGCCCTTCGGGTTCGCTTCACCGACCAGGAATTTTTGACCTTGCTGGGATGGACGTTCTTCATCGCCCTTGGCATCAGCCTGATGCTAGTGCTGGGAGCGCCCCATTGGGCGGTGATGGAATATCCCCATGAAGGCGCATGGAACGGTGCCTTTCTTCATAAGAATGTTCTTGGGCGAATCTCGGCACTGGGAGTGCTGACTTTCGGTTTTGTTCGCTGGACCGACCAACGGCCCCACCTGTGGAACGTCGCTTTGGTGCTTGCCGTGGTAAGTCTCTGGAAATCACAGTCGGCTTCGTCCCTTGTGGTTGTCGTTGTCTTGAGCGCTCTGGGGCTTGGGCTTCGTGAACTGCCCCGTCGACGTCTCTGGAAAGGGCCCACCATCTTCGTCTTTGCTCTGGGATTTGCCACCGCAGCCTTTTATGCCATGCTCAATTTCGATCTGATTTTACAAGTGCTTCGGCGAGATGTAACCTTAACCGGGCGCACGCCGCTCTGGGCCGCTTTGATTCCCCTTCTTCGGGACAGGCTCTGGACCGGGTATGGTTTTCGAGCTTTTTGGCTGGGATGGGAAGGACCTTCCGCAGAAGTTTACAGAGTCCTGACCTGGTTGCCGGAACATGCGCACAACGGTTTTCTGGATCTCTGGCTGGAACTGGGGCTTGTGGGAATGATGCTCGGAGCCGGCTTGCTGCTCAGCCCTCTTGTTTTTCACTGGCGGACCGCCACCCAAGGACGCCCCCTGGCCTTGTTTTGGGTTCTTCTCGGCTTGTTTATTCTGTTTTATAACCTTCCGGAATCCTATTTCATGCGCCCCAACAGTATTCTCTGGCTGTTGGCGGTGGCCGCGGCCACTGTGCCGCCGGATCAGGAGGAGGAACGCTCTTGA
- a CDS encoding glycosyltransferase yields MKTRPRILAFRDHLLPLSETFVVNQTLGLENFEAYLLGSKPGHEPRIQLPPDRMRLINPGTRRGFLREILFKFFGMIPRDILDWCRSVRPVLIHAHFGPDGSLAMPLAERLKVPLIVSYHGSDATVKDEYSWGSSVGHRLYRLRRKKLVRTAQAFVTPSRFVKAMAVRRQGIPEHKIEVIPHGIDLNRFRPDASPKPGRILFVGRLVEQKGLHHLIEAAARIRDSFPQLHLRIVGDGPDRSIFETLARNKLGAACTFLGALSHDAVRHEMQKAYVFCMPTLRMPNGEAESFGMVYVEAQACGVPVVGYAVGGVPEVVLHGETGFLAPEHDASALTSYLKTLMENDDLRNAMGRAGRAWVEGRFDRRVQNTVLENLYRRVCGLGEKP; encoded by the coding sequence TTGAAGACCCGTCCACGCATTCTGGCCTTTAGGGATCACCTCCTTCCCTTAAGTGAAACCTTTGTGGTCAATCAAACGCTTGGCTTGGAAAATTTTGAAGCCTACTTGCTCGGATCCAAACCCGGCCATGAACCTCGGATTCAGCTTCCGCCGGATCGAATGCGATTGATCAATCCAGGAACTCGCCGAGGATTTCTTCGGGAAATCCTTTTCAAGTTTTTTGGTATGATTCCTCGAGACATTTTGGATTGGTGCCGGTCCGTGCGCCCTGTGCTCATCCATGCCCACTTCGGCCCGGACGGAAGCCTTGCCATGCCTTTAGCTGAACGACTTAAGGTACCGCTTATCGTCAGTTATCACGGAAGTGACGCTACGGTTAAGGATGAGTATTCCTGGGGTTCCTCTGTGGGTCACCGACTTTATCGCCTGCGCCGTAAAAAATTGGTACGGACGGCGCAAGCCTTTGTGACTCCAAGTCGTTTCGTCAAGGCTATGGCGGTGAGGCGACAGGGAATTCCTGAACACAAGATCGAAGTCATTCCTCACGGGATTGACCTGAACCGTTTTCGGCCCGACGCGTCTCCGAAACCAGGTCGCATTCTCTTTGTCGGACGCCTTGTTGAACAAAAAGGACTGCACCATCTCATCGAGGCTGCTGCAAGGATTCGGGACTCTTTTCCTCAATTGCACCTGAGGATCGTCGGTGACGGTCCTGACCGCTCCATTTTTGAAACGCTTGCCCGAAATAAGCTCGGGGCCGCGTGCACTTTCCTGGGAGCCCTGTCCCATGACGCCGTGCGCCATGAAATGCAGAAAGCATACGTTTTTTGTATGCCGACCCTCAGGATGCCGAACGGTGAAGCGGAAAGTTTTGGAATGGTCTACGTGGAAGCGCAGGCCTGTGGTGTTCCTGTGGTGGGTTATGCCGTAGGAGGCGTTCCTGAAGTTGTGCTCCACGGCGAAACCGGGTTTCTTGCCCCAGAACACGATGCTTCGGCCCTGACATCCTATCTCAAGACCTTGATGGAAAACGACGATCTTAGGAATGCCATGGGTCGAGCCGGGCGGGCCTGGGTGGAAGGCCGTTTTGATCGACGCGTTCAAAACACGGTCTTGGAAAATTTGTACCGTCGAGTCTGTGGTCTAGGTGAGAAGCCATGA
- a CDS encoding glycosyltransferase, whose translation MNPKRLGYLSGAPRVSTRPEAEAAGPRSHILGFIGAFRNLGWEVRPFIVGDRMPAAWVNAGSEQKLRRGLGTRMAADLVRLVLAYRYRRTAWQEVGPVDWVYERFGIFQSLGRAFQKRGIPWILETNGPFFYEAKMERRSIALGPVARRLEIQAYRDCDVLVCITSPLRDIIMREAGIPEEKIVIVPNGVDTHRFDPAKADGSRYFEMPTLGFVGSLIAWQGLDRLIMALAELKEEGIHWALVVAGDGPERNSWETMARDRGLSDRVLFLGGVPWDDVPLVLGRVDLGYSGQVPLKIGTMYHSPLKLYEYLAMAKPVVAAAYEDALRVVVPEETGYLFAPDSMTDLKDVLRRAYRDRDRWSSMGTKAREHALTRHGWEVRVRHLITEVQRILSRKGS comes from the coding sequence ATGAATCCGAAAAGACTTGGTTACCTTTCCGGAGCTCCTCGAGTGTCCACACGGCCGGAAGCAGAAGCCGCTGGACCCAGGTCGCATATTTTGGGTTTTATCGGGGCATTTCGCAATCTGGGCTGGGAGGTGCGTCCGTTTATCGTTGGGGATCGCATGCCTGCGGCATGGGTAAACGCAGGCTCAGAACAGAAACTGCGCCGGGGTTTGGGGACTCGAATGGCCGCCGATCTGGTGCGGCTTGTCCTCGCTTATCGTTATCGCCGCACGGCATGGCAGGAAGTTGGACCGGTAGACTGGGTCTATGAGCGCTTTGGGATTTTTCAGTCTCTCGGGCGAGCCTTTCAGAAGCGTGGTATTCCGTGGATTTTGGAAACCAACGGGCCCTTTTTTTATGAAGCTAAAATGGAAAGGCGCAGCATCGCCCTGGGTCCCGTGGCGCGCCGATTAGAAATTCAAGCGTACCGTGACTGCGATGTTCTCGTGTGCATTACGAGTCCCTTACGGGATATCATCATGAGAGAAGCCGGCATACCTGAAGAAAAGATTGTTATTGTGCCCAACGGCGTCGACACCCATCGTTTTGATCCCGCCAAAGCCGACGGATCTCGCTATTTTGAAATGCCCACCTTGGGTTTTGTGGGAAGCCTCATCGCTTGGCAGGGGTTGGACCGCCTTATCATGGCTTTGGCTGAACTCAAGGAAGAAGGGATTCATTGGGCTCTGGTGGTCGCCGGAGACGGTCCGGAACGAAATTCTTGGGAAACCATGGCGCGAGATCGAGGGCTCAGCGATCGAGTCCTGTTTTTGGGGGGAGTTCCCTGGGACGACGTTCCCTTGGTGCTTGGGCGTGTCGACTTGGGGTATTCCGGGCAAGTTCCTTTAAAAATAGGCACCATGTACCATTCCCCCTTGAAGCTTTATGAATACCTGGCCATGGCCAAGCCCGTGGTGGCTGCGGCTTATGAAGATGCACTTCGCGTTGTAGTCCCGGAAGAAACGGGATATCTTTTCGCTCCGGATTCCATGACCGACCTAAAGGACGTGCTCCGTCGTGCTTACCGGGATCGGGATCGCTGGTCAAGCATGGGAACTAAGGCCCGAGAGCATGCCTTGACCCGTCATGGATGGGAAGTGCGAGTTCGACATCTCATCACAGAAGTGCAACGCATCTTGTCTCGAAAAGGGTCTTGA
- a CDS encoding WecB/TagA/CpsF family glycosyltransferase, with translation MEAVQLLGVTVHALTTEQLTASVVEAVEKKGKVIVANHNLHSVYLYHHNATFRAFCDAARIIHVDGMSLVLLAKILGVPLRTEHRTTYVDWIVPLMQAMAHRGYRVFHLGGRPGVGEKAVEVLRRAAPKLQIQTHHGYFDTKGPENRAVLATIAEFHPHILMVGMGMPRQEAWILDNLDALKTSVILNSGACFDFVAGVVPMPPRWMGRLGLEWLYRLMSEPKRLWKRYLVEPFYLTGLVASEFITRRLAPRTKNRG, from the coding sequence ATGGAAGCCGTTCAACTTTTAGGTGTCACGGTTCATGCACTCACTACTGAACAACTGACCGCAAGCGTCGTGGAAGCGGTGGAAAAAAAAGGCAAAGTGATTGTGGCCAATCACAACCTGCATAGTGTCTACTTGTACCATCACAATGCAACTTTTCGGGCCTTTTGCGATGCCGCCCGTATCATTCATGTGGATGGCATGTCTCTTGTGTTGTTGGCCAAAATTTTAGGCGTTCCTTTGCGTACGGAACATCGCACCACTTATGTGGACTGGATTGTTCCCCTGATGCAAGCGATGGCCCATAGGGGTTACCGAGTCTTTCATCTGGGAGGACGTCCCGGTGTGGGAGAAAAAGCTGTGGAAGTCTTGCGGCGCGCGGCTCCGAAGCTGCAGATACAAACCCACCACGGCTACTTTGATACAAAAGGACCGGAAAATCGGGCTGTCCTTGCTACGATCGCCGAATTTCATCCACATATTCTCATGGTCGGCATGGGTATGCCTCGCCAGGAAGCATGGATCCTTGATAATTTGGATGCCTTAAAAACCTCCGTGATTCTTAATTCGGGAGCCTGTTTTGACTTTGTGGCAGGCGTGGTGCCCATGCCGCCACGATGGATGGGCCGTTTGGGATTGGAATGGCTTTATCGGCTTATGAGTGAGCCGAAACGTTTGTGGAAACGATATCTGGTGGAACCCTTTTACCTGACCGGGCTTGTGGCTTCGGAATTCATCACCCGTCGTCTCGCACCGCGAACCAAGAATCGAGGATGA
- a CDS encoding undecaprenyl-phosphate glucose phosphotransferase → MSEGRLRSYEPLLISTHRVLDPLVAALVFLAVSVYFHSYHEPLYPATATVIFLQGLGIFHLAGIYRSWRGTPLRQELYRVLLGCLILFGTSLILAYAVKMNAIYAREVVLSWMVILPILLCSERLVLRTIVRRLRAKGWNIRQGVVAGRGHLAEHLIACFKENPWIGVKITGFFDDKSDEPLDSLPYLGPLKDLPQYVKEKNIHHVYLALPTKAYEKTEWLVRELADTTASVFVVPDVFLLDVFLGGHMIRLDNMAFVGLWDSPHMGVNNLLKRTEDLVLGSLALLLAAPVMAVIAVLVKLTSPGPILFKQWRYGLDGQPIKVYKFRTMTVCEDGYTFKQATKGDPRVTPLGSFLRKSSLDELPQLINVLQGRLSLVGPRPHPVALNEEFRKKVFGYMLRHKVRPGITGLAQIKGWRGETDTLEKMQKRVEFDLEYLRSWSLWLDIKILFLTIFQVWKSENAY, encoded by the coding sequence ATGAGTGAAGGACGTCTTCGCTCTTACGAACCGCTGCTTATTTCCACACACCGAGTGCTGGACCCTCTGGTGGCCGCCTTGGTGTTTCTCGCCGTCAGTGTCTATTTTCACAGCTACCATGAACCTTTATATCCGGCAACGGCCACCGTTATTTTTCTTCAAGGTCTCGGGATATTTCATCTTGCCGGAATTTATCGCTCTTGGCGGGGCACTCCTTTACGTCAGGAACTGTACCGAGTGCTTCTTGGCTGTCTTATTCTCTTCGGCACTTCTCTCATATTGGCCTATGCCGTCAAGATGAACGCCATTTATGCAAGGGAAGTGGTTTTGTCGTGGATGGTGATCTTGCCGATCCTTTTATGTTCCGAAAGACTGGTGCTACGCACCATTGTGCGAAGGTTGCGTGCCAAAGGCTGGAACATCCGCCAGGGTGTGGTCGCCGGTCGAGGGCATCTGGCTGAGCACCTTATTGCCTGTTTCAAGGAAAACCCTTGGATCGGAGTCAAGATCACGGGATTCTTTGACGACAAAAGCGACGAGCCTCTGGACAGCCTGCCCTACTTGGGACCGCTGAAGGATCTTCCTCAGTACGTCAAGGAAAAGAACATTCACCACGTTTATTTGGCCCTTCCCACCAAAGCCTATGAAAAAACGGAATGGCTGGTGAGGGAACTGGCGGACACGACGGCGTCTGTCTTCGTGGTTCCTGACGTTTTTCTCTTGGATGTGTTCCTCGGCGGCCACATGATCCGTCTGGACAACATGGCTTTTGTGGGACTCTGGGATTCTCCCCACATGGGCGTGAACAATCTCCTCAAACGCACCGAAGACCTGGTTCTGGGGAGCCTGGCGCTTCTCCTCGCTGCTCCTGTCATGGCCGTGATTGCCGTTCTTGTAAAACTGACGTCTCCTGGACCGATTCTCTTCAAACAATGGCGGTACGGCTTGGATGGGCAACCCATCAAGGTTTACAAGTTTCGCACCATGACGGTGTGTGAAGATGGGTATACGTTCAAACAAGCGACTAAGGGTGATCCTCGTGTGACCCCTCTTGGAAGCTTTCTGAGAAAGTCATCTCTCGACGAGCTTCCTCAACTTATCAATGTTCTTCAGGGGCGCTTGTCTCTTGTGGGACCTCGACCACACCCCGTAGCTTTAAATGAAGAATTTCGAAAAAAAGTTTTCGGCTACATGCTTCGCCACAAGGTGAGGCCCGGTATTACAGGGTTGGCCCAGATCAAGGGGTGGCGAGGAGAAACGGACACGCTGGAAAAGATGCAAAAAAGAGTGGAATTCGATCTGGAATACCTAAGGTCCTGGTCCTTGTGGCTTGATATCAAAATTCTCTTTTTGACCATTTTTCAAGTGTGGAAAAGCGAAAACGCCTATTGA
- the cutA gene encoding divalent-cation tolerance protein CutA, with the protein MMASDVWISFITVSQADEAYSIAKTVVEEGLAACVNIIPAIRSIYLWKGEICDDPEYLLIAKTTRDVFPLLKARVKALHSYEVPEIIAVPVQDGHEPYLAWVAECTGKKCS; encoded by the coding sequence ATGATGGCGTCTGATGTTTGGATCAGCTTTATTACCGTGAGCCAAGCCGATGAAGCCTATTCCATAGCCAAAACCGTGGTTGAAGAAGGACTGGCCGCCTGCGTGAACATCATTCCTGCCATCCGTTCCATTTATCTGTGGAAAGGCGAAATTTGCGACGACCCTGAATACCTTCTCATAGCCAAAACCACACGTGACGTTTTCCCGCTCTTAAAAGCCCGTGTCAAGGCCTTACATAGCTATGAAGTTCCAGAAATCATCGCGGTACCGGTGCAAGACGGCCATGAACCGTATTTGGCATGGGTGGCGGAATGCACCGGGAAAAAATGCTCATAA
- a CDS encoding PAS domain S-box protein: protein MIKKWCPCTFLLFLLFMVFTTVAHSRTVRVCFYEGFPLSFRDEAGRASGLFSELLNEIARREQWSLQYRYEVWENCLRALKDGVVDVVPAIAESPERAHFFRFSRETVLVNWGVLITAKGRSIESITELQGKKIAVLSEDVYVPPLLELLDRFQIEVELIKTSSYDAVVAMVESGQADMGLTNRIYATFSTAGRNVQSTPVVVHPVEIKFAGSMNDSFDLLDSVDRHIREWKADADSFLYRALSHWLQTPKEASRAGVPQAYLYTALAGVLILATLAFVLRARLRRKLHDIKEVTGCLEDVAAQHRAMQAALAEAENWYRAVFDKADDALMILDEKGTILECNASACRLFQATKEQLIGKTPMDLSSKIQPDGSLSHKKGTDLLQSTLAGCPQRFEWLHETLNGGLINAEVQLSLVFQSGEARILACVRDVTQKKALELEQEKQREYLQTVLDGIPIGLFVIDLQGRVVFWNKVCETMTGMSQREVLARPLNLEPILERKNLPIPALLLLEMTPQELIQKHPKWKAQPLPFHSEGLQLTGKIVFRGQERYTSIVAARLRDRQGKLLGVVQCARDITQEIQMQKQLLHSQKMDAVGKLSAGIAHDFNNILTIILGCCDLMRKKSDLNGAIKKRVDEIEKAAERGSSLTRQLLAFSRKQVMRAAPLDLNLLVKGFSPILRRAVGEDIEITLQLSPDLWAVMADPMFIEQILLNLVINARDAMKGGGRITVETRNEAIVEPRNAGLFVMQPGEYVCLQVHDTGHGIDPEIQHRIFEPFFTTKPEGRGSGLGLATVYGIVKQLGGYILVQSSKGQGATFQILLPRTTLQADNFFIARQERLQDWRGSETILVVEDEEPLRAMIEEVLRDRGYDVVTASSGRDALKILERAPKVDLVVTDVVMPEMNGVKLSRWLAEFMPSVPILFISGYTDDQLAHRGILLPDVHFLPKPFSSEKLLHMVQLVLNQKRNRSE, encoded by the coding sequence ATGATCAAGAAGTGGTGTCCCTGCACTTTCCTTTTGTTCTTGCTCTTTATGGTCTTTACGACAGTAGCGCACAGCCGAACGGTTCGGGTCTGTTTCTACGAAGGGTTTCCCCTCTCTTTCCGCGATGAGGCTGGTCGGGCTTCAGGTCTTTTCAGTGAGCTTCTGAACGAAATTGCTCGAAGAGAACAATGGTCCTTGCAGTATCGTTACGAGGTCTGGGAAAATTGTTTGAGAGCCCTTAAAGATGGCGTCGTGGATGTGGTGCCTGCCATTGCGGAAAGCCCGGAGCGGGCCCACTTCTTCCGGTTCAGTCGTGAAACTGTGTTGGTCAACTGGGGTGTGTTGATTACCGCCAAGGGCCGATCCATCGAGAGCATTACGGAGCTTCAAGGAAAAAAAATCGCCGTTCTCAGTGAGGATGTTTACGTACCACCATTGTTGGAATTGCTCGATCGTTTTCAAATTGAAGTCGAGCTAATAAAAACATCCTCATACGACGCGGTTGTGGCCATGGTGGAAAGCGGCCAGGCGGACATGGGGCTTACCAACCGAATTTATGCGACTTTTTCCACAGCAGGCCGCAATGTTCAGAGCACTCCGGTGGTGGTGCACCCTGTCGAGATCAAATTTGCCGGCTCGATGAACGACTCCTTCGATCTTCTTGACAGCGTCGATCGACATATTCGCGAATGGAAAGCAGATGCCGATTCTTTTCTCTATCGAGCTCTATCCCACTGGTTGCAAACCCCTAAGGAAGCCTCGCGCGCAGGAGTCCCGCAGGCATATCTCTACACGGCCTTGGCAGGAGTTCTGATCTTGGCGACTCTGGCCTTTGTGCTCCGGGCTCGGCTTCGCCGAAAGCTGCACGATATAAAGGAGGTTACCGGTTGTCTTGAGGACGTGGCCGCGCAACATCGAGCCATGCAGGCTGCCTTGGCCGAGGCAGAAAATTGGTACCGAGCGGTTTTTGACAAAGCGGACGATGCCCTGATGATTCTCGATGAAAAAGGGACTATTCTGGAATGCAATGCCTCCGCATGTCGCCTCTTCCAAGCCACGAAGGAACAGCTCATTGGTAAAACACCCATGGATCTCTCCTCGAAAATTCAACCGGACGGTAGCCTATCCCATAAGAAAGGGACTGATTTGTTGCAATCTACCTTGGCGGGGTGTCCGCAAAGGTTTGAATGGCTACATGAGACCCTAAACGGTGGCCTTATCAACGCCGAAGTTCAATTGAGTCTTGTGTTTCAATCCGGAGAGGCGCGTATTCTGGCCTGCGTAAGAGATGTGACGCAAAAAAAGGCCTTAGAGCTGGAACAAGAAAAACAGCGAGAATACTTGCAAACGGTTCTTGATGGAATTCCGATCGGCCTTTTTGTGATCGATCTTCAGGGAAGAGTGGTTTTTTGGAACAAGGTGTGTGAGACGATGACCGGAATGTCTCAACGGGAGGTCTTAGCAAGGCCTTTAAATCTGGAGCCGATTTTGGAAAGGAAAAATCTGCCTATTCCCGCGCTACTTCTCCTGGAAATGACGCCGCAGGAGCTTATTCAAAAACATCCCAAATGGAAAGCACAGCCGTTGCCTTTTCATTCGGAAGGGCTGCAGTTGACCGGGAAAATCGTCTTTCGTGGCCAAGAAAGGTATACGAGTATCGTGGCTGCAAGGCTTAGAGATCGGCAGGGGAAACTACTGGGAGTGGTGCAATGCGCAAGGGATATCACTCAGGAAATCCAAATGCAAAAACAGCTGTTACATTCCCAAAAAATGGATGCCGTGGGAAAGTTGTCTGCAGGCATTGCTCATGATTTTAATAATATCCTTACGATCATTCTCGGCTGCTGTGATCTCATGAGAAAAAAATCCGATCTGAACGGTGCTATCAAAAAGCGTGTGGATGAAATCGAAAAGGCTGCCGAACGGGGTTCCAGCCTAACCAGACAGTTGCTGGCATTTAGCCGAAAGCAGGTCATGCGTGCCGCGCCTCTTGACCTGAATCTGCTCGTCAAGGGCTTCAGCCCTATACTTCGCCGTGCCGTGGGAGAAGACATCGAGATCACCCTACAGCTTAGCCCGGATCTGTGGGCAGTCATGGCGGATCCTATGTTTATCGAGCAAATCCTTCTGAACCTGGTCATTAATGCTCGAGACGCCATGAAGGGAGGGGGCCGCATCACGGTGGAGACTCGCAATGAGGCTATTGTGGAACCGAGAAATGCCGGGCTTTTTGTCATGCAACCCGGTGAGTATGTGTGTCTTCAGGTGCATGATACCGGGCACGGAATTGACCCGGAAATTCAACATAGAATTTTTGAACCTTTCTTTACCACAAAACCCGAGGGACGAGGCAGCGGCCTTGGTCTGGCTACTGTCTACGGCATCGTCAAACAGCTTGGAGGCTATATTCTGGTGCAAAGTTCCAAGGGCCAAGGAGCGACGTTTCAAATCTTGCTCCCTCGAACCACACTCCAAGCCGACAACTTCTTCATAGCAAGGCAGGAACGCCTTCAGGATTGGAGGGGTTCGGAGACCATCCTTGTGGTGGAGGATGAAGAGCCACTTCGGGCCATGATTGAAGAGGTTTTGCGCGACAGAGGCTATGATGTGGTAACGGCGTCTTCGGGTAGGGACGCATTAAAAATTTTGGAAAGAGCACCCAAAGTGGATCTTGTGGTGACCGATGTCGTCATGCCGGAAATGAACGGGGTGAAACTAAGCCGTTGGCTTGCTGAATTCATGCCATCTGTCCCGATTCTTTTCATTTCCGGTTATACAGATGATCAACTGGCCCATCGAGGGATTCTTTTGCCTGATGTGCATTTCCTGCCTAAGCCCTTTAGTTCAGAAAAACTTCTTCACATGGTTCAACTGGTTCTCAACCAAAAAAGAAATCGATCAGAATGA